The Prionailurus bengalensis isolate Pbe53 chromosome A3, Fcat_Pben_1.1_paternal_pri, whole genome shotgun sequence genome includes a window with the following:
- the DQX1 gene encoding ATP-dependent RNA helicase DQX1 isoform X2, producing MASRLLRLAEESGPSPRESELAVNPFDGLPFSSRYYELLEQRRALPIWAARFIFMEQLESSPSGVVLVSGEPGSGKSTQIPQWCAEFALARGFQEGQVTVTQPHPLAALSLALRVADEMDLTLGHEVGYSIPQEDCTGPDTLLRFCWDRLLLQEVASTRGTGAWGVLVLDEAQERSMASDLLQGLLRNASLGNLPGDSRVVVVTDPALEPKLQAFWGNPPIVRVPRGPGACPTPVYRDTVPTDRVEAACQAVIELCTNETPGDVLVYLPSEEEILLCCESLSREVGPLALRGPPPRVLPLHPGHGPAVQAAYEDIDLGARKVVVTHCLADFSFSLPSIRHVIDSGLELRSVYNPQIRAESQVLRPISKCQAEARRLRARGVLPGSCLCLYPKSFLELEAPPLPSPRVCEENLSPLVLLLKRRQIAEPGECHFLDRPAPEALMQALEDLDYLAALDDDGNLSDLGVILSEFPLPPELAKALLASCEFDCVDEMLTLAAMLTAAPGFTQPPHCAEEAALRRALEHTDGDHSSLIQVYEAFIQSGADKAWCQARGLNWAALCQARKLRGELLELMQRIELPLSQPAFGSEQNRRNLQKALVSGYFLKVARDTDGTGNYLLLTHKHVAQLSPYCCYRSRRAPARPPPWVLYHNFSISKDNCLSIVSEIQPQMLVELAPPYFLSNLPPSESRDLLNQLREEMADSSIESESPSTQEFGDACVLQ from the exons ATGGCCTCTCGGCTTCTTAGGCTGGCAGAAGAGTCTGGCCCAAGCCCCAGGGAGTCTGAATTGGCTGTGAACCCCTTTGACGGGCTCCCATTCTCTTCCCGCTACTACGAGCTTCTTGAGCAGCGCCGGGCCTTACCCATCTGGGCTGCTCGCTTTATCTTCATGGAGCAATTGGAGAGTAGCCCCTCGGGAGTGGTGTTGGTGTCTGGAGAGCCTGGCTCTGGCAAGAGCACCCAG ATCCCTCAATGGTGCGCAGAGTTTGCATTGGCCAGGGGTTTCCAGGAAGGCCAAGTAACTGTCACTCAGCCCCACCCTCTGGCAGCCCTGAGCCTGGCCCTGCGGGTTGCCGATGAGATGGACCTAACCCTGGGTCATGAGGTTGGATACAGCATTCCCCAGGAAGACTGCACTGGGCCGGACACCCTGCTCAG GTTTTGCTGGGACAGGCTGCTTCTACAGGAGGTGGCCTCAACCCGGGGCACAGGAGCCTGGGGCGTGCTGGTGCTGGATGAGGCTCAGGAGCGGTCAATGGCCTCGGATTTGCTCCAGGGGCTACTGCGAAATGCCAGCCTGGGAAACCTTCCAGGGGACTCAAGAGTGGTTGTGGTTACTGACCCTGCCCTTGAACCTAAGCTCCAAGCCTTCTGGGGCAATCCTCCTATTGTGCGTGTACCCAGAGGGCCTGGTGCGTGTCCCACTCCTGTATACAGGGACACTGTCCCTACTGATCGAGTGGAAGCTGCCTGCCAAGCTGTGATTGAATTGTGTACGAACGAGACTCCAGGAGATGTGCTAGTATACCTGCCCAGTGAGGAG GAAATTTTGCTGTGCTGTGAATCCTTGTCCAGGGAGGTGGGGCCCTTGGCTCTCAGAGGGCCTCCACCACGAGTGCTGCCCCTTCACCCAGGACATGGCCCAGCTGTTCAGGCTGCATACGAGGACATAGACTTGGGTGCCAGAAAGGTCGTGGTCACTCACTGCCTGGCTgacttctccttctccctcccttccatccgaCATGTCATTGACTCAGGACTGGAGCTTCgaagt GTGTACAATCCTCAGATCCGAGCAGAATCCCAAGTGTTGAGACCAATCAGCAAATGTCAGGCAGAGGCAAGAAGACTCCGGGCAAGAGGGGTCCTACCAG gatCCTGCCTCTGCCTGTACCCTAAGTCCTTCCTAGAACTAGAGGCGCCCCCACTGCCCTCACCCAGGGTATGTGAGGAGAATCTGAGCCCCCTAGTGTTACTACTAAAGAGGAGACAGATTGCAGAGCCAGGGGAGTGTCACTTCCTGGACCGGCCTG CTCCAGAAGCACTGATGCAAGCCCTAGAAGACTTAGACTATCTGGCAGCTCTGGATGATGATGGGAACCTGTCAGACCTGGGAGTCATCCTATCAGAGTTCCCCCTGCCCCCTGAGCTGGCCAAAGCCCTGCTGGCCTCCTGCGAGTTTGACTGTGTGGATGAGATGCTCACCCTGGCCGCCATGCTCACTG CTGCCCCTGGGTTCACCCAGCCTCCACACTGTGCAGAAGAAGCTGCCTTGCGCCGAGCCCTGGAACACACAGATGGTGATCACAGTTCTTTGATCCAGGTGTACGAAGCCTTTATACAGA GTGGAGCAGACAAAGCTTGGTGTCAGGCTCGGGGGCTAAACTGGGCAGCATTGTGCCAAGCCCGGAAACTTCGAGGTGAACTCCTAGAACTCATGCAACGAATTGAACTTCCCTTGTCCCAGCCAGCCTTTGGCTCTGAGCAGAATCGCAGAAACCTTCAGAAAGCACTGGTGTCAGGATACTTCCTTAAG GTGGCCCGAGACACAGACGGGACTGGAAATTACCTGCTCCTAACACATAAGCATGTGGCCCAGCTCTCCCCATACTGCTGCTACCGAAGCCGCCGGGCTCCAGCCAGACCTCCACCGTGGGTGCTTTACCACAATTTCTCCATTTCCAAAGACAACTGCCTTTCCATTGTTTCTGAGATTCAACCACAGAT GCTGGTGGAATTGGCCCCTCCATACTTCCTTAGTAACTTGCCTCCCAGTGAGAGCAGAGACCTCTTGAACCAGCTGAGAGAAGAAATGGCAGATTCTTCAATAGAAAGTGAATCCCCCTCCACCCAAGAGTTTGGAGATGCCTGTGTCCTGCAGTGA
- the DQX1 gene encoding ATP-dependent RNA helicase DQX1 isoform X1, protein MASRLLRLAEESGPSPRESELAVNPFDGLPFSSRYYELLEQRRALPIWAARFIFMEQLESSPSGVVLVSGEPGSGKSTQIPQWCAEFALARGFQEGQVTVTQPHPLAALSLALRVADEMDLTLGHEVGYSIPQEDCTGPDTLLRFCWDRLLLQEVASTRGTGAWGVLVLDEAQERSMASDLLQGLLRNASLGNLPGDSRVVVVTDPALEPKLQAFWGNPPIVRVPRGPGACPTPVYRDTVPTDRVEAACQAVIELCTNETPGDVLVYLPSEEEILLCCESLSREVGPLALRGPPPRVLPLHPGHGPAVQAAYEDIDLGARKVVVTHCLADFSFSLPSIRHVIDSGLELRSVYNPQIRAESQVLRPISKCQAEARRLRARGVLPGKSLCPSEIKHEKSPHTNSEKSTVAFCPKSFLPSGSCLCLYPKSFLELEAPPLPSPRVCEENLSPLVLLLKRRQIAEPGECHFLDRPAPEALMQALEDLDYLAALDDDGNLSDLGVILSEFPLPPELAKALLASCEFDCVDEMLTLAAMLTAAPGFTQPPHCAEEAALRRALEHTDGDHSSLIQVYEAFIQSGADKAWCQARGLNWAALCQARKLRGELLELMQRIELPLSQPAFGSEQNRRNLQKALVSGYFLKVARDTDGTGNYLLLTHKHVAQLSPYCCYRSRRAPARPPPWVLYHNFSISKDNCLSIVSEIQPQMLVELAPPYFLSNLPPSESRDLLNQLREEMADSSIESESPSTQEFGDACVLQ, encoded by the exons ATGGCCTCTCGGCTTCTTAGGCTGGCAGAAGAGTCTGGCCCAAGCCCCAGGGAGTCTGAATTGGCTGTGAACCCCTTTGACGGGCTCCCATTCTCTTCCCGCTACTACGAGCTTCTTGAGCAGCGCCGGGCCTTACCCATCTGGGCTGCTCGCTTTATCTTCATGGAGCAATTGGAGAGTAGCCCCTCGGGAGTGGTGTTGGTGTCTGGAGAGCCTGGCTCTGGCAAGAGCACCCAG ATCCCTCAATGGTGCGCAGAGTTTGCATTGGCCAGGGGTTTCCAGGAAGGCCAAGTAACTGTCACTCAGCCCCACCCTCTGGCAGCCCTGAGCCTGGCCCTGCGGGTTGCCGATGAGATGGACCTAACCCTGGGTCATGAGGTTGGATACAGCATTCCCCAGGAAGACTGCACTGGGCCGGACACCCTGCTCAG GTTTTGCTGGGACAGGCTGCTTCTACAGGAGGTGGCCTCAACCCGGGGCACAGGAGCCTGGGGCGTGCTGGTGCTGGATGAGGCTCAGGAGCGGTCAATGGCCTCGGATTTGCTCCAGGGGCTACTGCGAAATGCCAGCCTGGGAAACCTTCCAGGGGACTCAAGAGTGGTTGTGGTTACTGACCCTGCCCTTGAACCTAAGCTCCAAGCCTTCTGGGGCAATCCTCCTATTGTGCGTGTACCCAGAGGGCCTGGTGCGTGTCCCACTCCTGTATACAGGGACACTGTCCCTACTGATCGAGTGGAAGCTGCCTGCCAAGCTGTGATTGAATTGTGTACGAACGAGACTCCAGGAGATGTGCTAGTATACCTGCCCAGTGAGGAG GAAATTTTGCTGTGCTGTGAATCCTTGTCCAGGGAGGTGGGGCCCTTGGCTCTCAGAGGGCCTCCACCACGAGTGCTGCCCCTTCACCCAGGACATGGCCCAGCTGTTCAGGCTGCATACGAGGACATAGACTTGGGTGCCAGAAAGGTCGTGGTCACTCACTGCCTGGCTgacttctccttctccctcccttccatccgaCATGTCATTGACTCAGGACTGGAGCTTCgaagt GTGTACAATCCTCAGATCCGAGCAGAATCCCAAGTGTTGAGACCAATCAGCAAATGTCAGGCAGAGGCAAGAAGACTCCGGGCAAGAGGGGTCCTACCAGGTAAGAGCCTTTGCCCTTCTGAGATCAAACATGAAAAGTCACCACACACAAACTCTGAGAAATCTACGGTGGCCTTCTGTCCcaaatcttttctcccctcaggatCCTGCCTCTGCCTGTACCCTAAGTCCTTCCTAGAACTAGAGGCGCCCCCACTGCCCTCACCCAGGGTATGTGAGGAGAATCTGAGCCCCCTAGTGTTACTACTAAAGAGGAGACAGATTGCAGAGCCAGGGGAGTGTCACTTCCTGGACCGGCCTG CTCCAGAAGCACTGATGCAAGCCCTAGAAGACTTAGACTATCTGGCAGCTCTGGATGATGATGGGAACCTGTCAGACCTGGGAGTCATCCTATCAGAGTTCCCCCTGCCCCCTGAGCTGGCCAAAGCCCTGCTGGCCTCCTGCGAGTTTGACTGTGTGGATGAGATGCTCACCCTGGCCGCCATGCTCACTG CTGCCCCTGGGTTCACCCAGCCTCCACACTGTGCAGAAGAAGCTGCCTTGCGCCGAGCCCTGGAACACACAGATGGTGATCACAGTTCTTTGATCCAGGTGTACGAAGCCTTTATACAGA GTGGAGCAGACAAAGCTTGGTGTCAGGCTCGGGGGCTAAACTGGGCAGCATTGTGCCAAGCCCGGAAACTTCGAGGTGAACTCCTAGAACTCATGCAACGAATTGAACTTCCCTTGTCCCAGCCAGCCTTTGGCTCTGAGCAGAATCGCAGAAACCTTCAGAAAGCACTGGTGTCAGGATACTTCCTTAAG GTGGCCCGAGACACAGACGGGACTGGAAATTACCTGCTCCTAACACATAAGCATGTGGCCCAGCTCTCCCCATACTGCTGCTACCGAAGCCGCCGGGCTCCAGCCAGACCTCCACCGTGGGTGCTTTACCACAATTTCTCCATTTCCAAAGACAACTGCCTTTCCATTGTTTCTGAGATTCAACCACAGAT GCTGGTGGAATTGGCCCCTCCATACTTCCTTAGTAACTTGCCTCCCAGTGAGAGCAGAGACCTCTTGAACCAGCTGAGAGAAGAAATGGCAGATTCTTCAATAGAAAGTGAATCCCCCTCCACCCAAGAGTTTGGAGATGCCTGTGTCCTGCAGTGA
- the AUP1 gene encoding LOW QUALITY PROTEIN: lipid droplet-regulating VLDL assembly factor AUP1 (The sequence of the model RefSeq protein was modified relative to this genomic sequence to represent the inferred CDS: deleted 2 bases in 1 codon), whose amino-acid sequence MPEDSTFPGAPAAARRWRPWSNSPKAAAMEPSQALGPERLFDSHRLPGDGFLLLALLLYAPVGFCLLVLRLFLGIHVFLVSCALPDSVLRRFVVRTMCAVLGLVARQEDSGLRDHRVRVLISNHVTPFDHNIVNLLTSCSTPLLNSPPSFVCWSRGFMEMDGRGELVESLRRFCASTRLPPTPLLLFPEEEATNGREGLLRFSSWPFSIQDVVQPLTLRVQRPLVSVTVSDASWVSELLWSLFVPFTVYQIRWLRPVHRQLGEGNEEFALRVQQLLAKELGQTGTRLTPADKAEHMKRQRHPRLRPQSAQSSFPPSPGPSPDVQLATLAQRVKEVLPHVPLGVIQRDLARTGCVDLTITNLLEGAVAFMPEDITEGTQSLSTASAPKFPSSGLVTPQPTALTFAKSSWARQESLQERKQALYEYARRRFKERQAQEAD is encoded by the exons ATGCCCGAAGACTCCACCTTCCCAGGAGCCCCTGCGGCG GCGCGAAGATGGCGGCCGTGGTCGAACAGCCCTAAAGCAGCAGCGATGGAGCCTTCCCAGGCGCTGGGGCCGGAGCGGCTCTTTGACTCGCACCG GCTCCCGGGTGACGGCTTCCTGCTCCTCGCGCTGCTGCTCTACGCTCCCGTCGGGTTCTGCCTCCTCGTCCTGCGGCTTTTTCTTGGGATCCACGTCTTCCTGGTCAGCTGCGCTCTGCCAGACAGCGTCCTTCGCAG GTTCGTGGTGCGGACCATGTGTGCGGTGCTGGGGCTCGTGGCCCGGCAGGAGGACTCGGGACTCCGGGATCACCGCGTCAGGGTCCTCATTTCCAACCACGTGACACCTTTCGACCACAACATAGTCAATCTGCTCACCAGCTGTAGCACC ccTCTACTCAATAGTCCCCCAAGCTTTGTATGCTGGTCTCGGGGCTTCATGGAGATGGATGGGCGGGGGGAGTTGGTGGAGTCACTCAGGAGATTCTGTGCTTCCACGAGGCTTCCCCCGACCCCTCTGCTGCTATTCCCTGAGGAAGAGGCCACCAACGGCCGGGAGGGGCTGCTGCGCTTCAG TTCCTGGCCATTTTCTATTCAGGATGTGGTACAACCTCTTACCCTGAGAGTCCAGAGACCCCTAGTCTCTGTG ACCGTGTCCGATGCCTCCTGGGTCTCAGAACTGCTGTGGTCACTTTTCGTCCCTTTCACCGTGTATCAAATAAG atgGCTCCGTCCTGTTCATCGCCAGCTAGGGGAGGGGAATGAGGAGTTTGCCCTCCGTGTACAACAG CTGTTGGCCAAAGAATTGGGCCAGACAGGGACACGGCTCACTCCAGCAGACAAAGCAGAACACATGAAACGACAAAGACACCCCAGATTGCGCCCTCAGTCAG CCCagtcttctttccctccctcccctggcccttCTCCTGATGTGCAGCTGGCAACTCTGGCTCAGAGAGTCAAGGAGGTTTTACCCCATGTGCCACTGGGCGTCATCCAGAGAGACCTGG ccaggACTGGCTGTGTAGACTTGACCATCACTAATCTGCTTGAGGGAGCTGTAGCGTTCATGCCTGAAGATATCACTGAAGGGACCCAGTCCCTTTCCACGGCCTCCGCTCCCAAG TTCCCCAGCTCTGGCCTGGTGACCCCTCAGCCCACAGCCCTCACATTTGCCAAGTCCTCCTGGGCCCGGCAGGAGAGCCTACAGGAGCGCAAGCAGGCACTGTATGAATACGCAAGAAG GAGATTCAAAGAGAGACAGGCCCAGGAGGCTGACTGA
- the TLX2 gene encoding T-cell leukemia homeobox protein 2 yields the protein MEPAVLASHNLPHHEPISFGIDQILSCPEPPGSSLGPGRSGQGHGESVAFSGGFHGTSSYGPAGSLAPLPGSSGMGPGGVIRVPAHRPLPVPPPAGGAPAVPGPSGLGGAGGLAGLTFPWMDSGRRFAKDRLTAALSPFSGTRRIGHPYQNRTPPKRKKPRTSFSRSQVLELERRFLRQKYLASAERAALAKALRMTDAQVKTWFQNRRTKWRRQTAEEREAERHRAGRLLLHLQQDALPRPLRPPLPPDPLCLHNSSLFALQNLQPWAEDNKVASVSGLASVV from the exons ATGGAGCCGGCGGTCCTGGCCTCGCACAACCTCCCGCACCACGAGCCAATCAGCTTTGGCATCGACCAGATCCTGAGCTGCCCGGAACCCCCCGGGAGCAGCCTAGGCCCCGGTCGGTCGGGCCAGGGCCATGGGGAGAGTGTGGCGTTCTCGGGTGGATTTCACGGAACCTCAAGCTACGGCCCCGCGGGATCGCTGGCCCCTCTACCTGGCAGCTCCGGCATGGGCCCAGGTGGCGTGATCCGCGTCCCGGCGCATCGTCCGCTGCCAGTGCCGCCGCCTGCGGGAGGTGCCCCTGCGGTGCCTGGACCCTCTGGCTTGGGCGGAGCCGGGGGCCTAGCGGGACTCACCTTCCCTTGGATGGACAGCGGCCGCCGCTTTGCCAAGGACCGGCTCACGG CCGCACTCTCGCCCTTCTCCGGGACGCGCCGCATAGGCCACCCCTACCAAAACCGGACCCCTCCGAAGCGGAAGAAGCCGCGCACGTCCTTCTCCCGTTCGCAGGTGCTGGAGCTGGAGCGGCGCTTCCTGCGCCAGAAGTACTTGGCCTCGGCCGAGAGGGCAGCGCTGGCCAAGGCCCTGCGCATGACCGACGCACAGGTCAAGACTTGGTTCCAGAACCGGCGCACCAAGTGGCG GCGCCAGACGGCGGAGGAACGCGAGGCGGAGCGGCACCGCGCGGGCCGGCTGCTCCTGCACCTGCAGCAGGACGCCCTACCCCGGCCTCTGCGGCCGCCGCTGCCCCCCGACCCACTCTGCCTGCACAACTCGTCGCTCTTTGCGCTGCAGAACCTACAGCCCTGGGCCGAGGACAACAAGGTGGCTTCCGTGTCTGGGCTCGCCTCGGTGGTGTGA
- the PCGF1 gene encoding polycomb group RING finger protein 1, whose translation MASPQGGQIAIAMRLRNQLQSVYKMDPLRNEEEVRVKIKDLNEHIVCCLCAGYFVDATTITECLHTFCKSCIVKYLQTSKYCPMCNIKIHETQPLLNLKLDRVMQDIVYKLVPGLQDSEEKRIREFYQSRGLDRVTQPSGEEPALSNLGLPFSSFDHSKAHYYRYDEQLSLCLERLSSGKDKNKSILQNKYVRCSVRAEVRHLRRVLCHRLMLNPQHVQLLFDNEVLPDHMTMKQIWLSRWFGKPSPLLLQYSVKEKRR comes from the exons ATGGCGTCTCCTCAGGGGGGCCAGATTGCGATCGCGATGAGGCTTCGGAACCAGCTCCAGTCAGTGTACAAGATGGACCCGCTACGGAACGAG GAGGAGGTCCGAGTAAAGATCAAAGACCTGAATGAACACATCGTCTGCTGTCTGTGCGCCGGCTACTTCGTGGATGCCACCACCATCACAGAGTGTCTTCATACTT TCTGCAAGAGTTGTATTGTGAAGTATCTCCAAACCAGTAAGTACTGCCCCATGTGCAACATCAAGATCCACGAGACACAGCCACTGCTCAACCTCAAACTGGACCGGGTCATGCAGGACATCGTGTACAAGCTAGTGCCTGGCTTACAAGACA gTGAAGAGAAACGGATTCGAGAATTCTACCAGTCCCGAGGCTTGGACCGGGTCACCCAGCCCAGTGGGGAAG AGCCAGCCCTGAGCAACCTCGGCCTCCCTTTCAGCAGCTTCGACCACTCTAAAGCCCACTACTATCGATATGATGAGCAGCTGAGTCTGTGCCTGGAGCGCCTGAG TTCTGGGAAGGACAAGAATAAAAGCATCCTGCAG AACAAATATGTTCGATGTTCTGTTAGAGCTGAAGTTCGTCATCTCCGAAGGGTCCTATGTCACCGCTTAATGCTAAATCCCCAGCAT GTACAGCTCCTTTTTGACAATGAAGTTCTCCCAGATCACATGACCATGAAGCAGATATGGCTCTCCCGCTGGTTCGGCAAG CCATCCCCTTTGCTTTTACAATACAGTGTGAAAGAGAAGAGGAGGTAG